Genomic segment of Streptomyces zhihengii:
GACACCGCCCACACCGTGGACAGCCGGGCCTGGATGCGGGGACGTTCCTTCAGCGGGTAGAGGTCGGCGGCGATCGTCTGCACCGTGCCCTGGAGCGCCCCGCCGCCCAGCCCCTGGACGACCCGGAAGGCGATGAGCGAGGCCATGTTCCAGGCGAAGGCGCACAGCAGCGAGCCGACGAGGAACAGCACGATCCCGGCGACGAGGACGGGCTTGCGGCCGTAGGTGTCGGACAGCTTGCCGTAGACGGGCAGCGTGACGGTGACGGCCAGCAGATAGCCCGAGAACAGCCAGGAGAAGACGGCGAAGCCGCCCAGGTCGCCGACGATCTGCGGCACGGCCGTCGACACCACCGTGCCGTCGAGTGCCGCCAGCCCCATGCCGAGCATCAGCGCCGCGACCACCGGACGCCGGCCGTCCGGAGGTGCGGGGGCCGGCGCGGTGTCGGACACGCCCTGCGCGCGGCCGGTGCTTCCCATGACGCCCCCCGGATCATTTCCCGATGCATCTATTTCTGGGGGACACCTTCTCACTTGAGGCCGACGCCGCGGGAGGGTGCACTCCCGGTGTAGCGGCCCTCCCCCCACAGGCGGAGAGCCCCTAGGGGCAACTCCTCATCTGTGACCAGGGTTCGTTCGTCCGGGCGGACGACGAGAAGGGGGCCGCCCCGTCCTTACCTTGGTCTTACGGCCGGCGCCGGGCCCCGCACCACCACCGGGGGTGGGGTAAACCCCCGCACCAAGACTGCGCCGCGCACCAGCGCGCCGGGCGCCCCCGGCCGGAAGACTCGACGTGTGACCGCGGCGGCGCCCTCGCCCCCGCATCCGATGGACCGTCAGCTCAATTCCCGATGAGGAGACCTACCGTGACTACGGCTGTGACCACCCCCGCACACGGGGAAACCGGAGGGCGCCAGGCCGTGGCCGCACGGGGACGGCAGGTCGTGAAGGCCTACGGCTCCGGCGAGACCCGGGTCGTCGCGCTCGACCACGTCGACGTGGACATCGACCGCGGCCGGTTCACCGCGATCATGGGGCCGTCCGGCTCCGGCAAGTCGACGCTGATGCACTGCCTGGCCGGCCTCGACACCGTCACCTCGGGCCAGATCTTCATCGACGAGACGGAGATCACCGGCCTGAAGGACAAGAAGCTCACCCAGCTCCGCCGGGACCGCATCGGCTTCATCTTCCAGGCGTTCAACCTGCTGCCGACGCTCAACGCCCTGGAGAACATCACGCTCCCCATGGACATCGCCGGCCGCAGGCCGGACGCCGCGTGGCTGAACCGGGTCGTCGAGACGGTCGGCCTCTCCGACCGCCTGAAGCACCGGCCGACCCAGCTCTCCGGCGGCCAGCAGCAGCGCGTCGCGGTGGCCCGCGCCCTCGCCGCCCGGCCGGAGATCATCTTCGGCGACGAGCCCACCGGCAACCTGGACTCCCGCGCCG
This window contains:
- a CDS encoding ABC transporter ATP-binding protein; this translates as MTTAVTTPAHGETGGRQAVAARGRQVVKAYGSGETRVVALDHVDVDIDRGRFTAIMGPSGSGKSTLMHCLAGLDTVTSGQIFIDETEITGLKDKKLTQLRRDRIGFIFQAFNLLPTLNALENITLPMDIAGRRPDAAWLNRVVETVGLSDRLKHRPTQLSGGQQQRVAVARALAARPEIIFGDEPTGNLDSRAGAEVLGFLRRSVDELGQTIVMVTHDPVAASYADRVLYLADGRIVDEMLRPTAEAVLDRMKDFDARGRTS